The following DNA comes from Desulforegulaceae bacterium.
TTTTAGGAGTATTTACAGGCAGGGGGACAGTTTCCATAAACTTTGATTTTGGTGAAGATTCTGGTGATTTGACTCATTTTGAGGCCCCTGCAGAACTTAAACCTGTAAGGTTAAAGGTTGATTTTTACAGGGAGCTTGACTCTGAAAAAGAAGTTCAGGTAAATAAGGCAATTATTCAAGGAGAGGAAAAGCTTCCTTTGAAAACTCCTTTATACAAAGGAGAAAAAAAACAAGGGGAAGTTGTTTTTGAGCTCTCTGCAGAAGAAACTGTTCCGGAAACACAAAAAGAAACTGCAAAAGTTTTACCAATTGAGGAAAAAAAAGTTGAATTAGTTTTGGATAAGGCTGGTTTCACTGTACAGATTGCTGCAATGAAAAACAAAGAAGACGCAGAATTGCTTGCCGATAAAATATCAAAAAAGGGATTCCCTGCTTATAGTGTTTCAGGAAAGTCAGAAGATAATGTTTTATGGCATAGGGTCAGGGTGGGAAAATACGAGAAACGGCAATCAGCAGAAAATATTCAAATCAAGCTTCTTGAAAAACTTAAGATTAACGGTATTGTTCTTAAAATAAACTAATAGGAGAAATTGAAAATGGCTATTTCACAGGATGAAGTTTTATATGTTGCCCATCTTGCAAGGCTTGAAATTTTGCCGGAAGAAATGGAAGGGCTGGCTTCACAAATAGATGATATTTTGTCATATTTTGAGATTTTAAAAAAAGCAGATACAAAAGATATTGAACCAACAATCCAGCCTTTGTCACTTGTAAATAGATTTAGAGAAGATATTGTCGGAGAAACTCTTGGAAGTGAAAAAGCTGTAAAAAATTGTTCTGAGCATTACGATGAAATGTTTGTGGTGCCAAAAATAATAAAAGGTT
Coding sequences within:
- the gatC gene encoding Asp-tRNA(Asn)/Glu-tRNA(Gln) amidotransferase subunit GatC, encoding MAISQDEVLYVAHLARLEILPEEMEGLASQIDDILSYFEILKKADTKDIEPTIQPLSLVNRFREDIVGETLGSEKAVKNCSEHYDEMFVVPKIIKG
- a CDS encoding SPOR domain-containing protein, whose protein sequence is MAMANIRSKKKTKGNSPSKKNKVKIFPPSRLVEIVFYSFAMFVLGVFTGRGTVSINFDFGEDSGDLTHFEAPAELKPVRLKVDFYRELDSEKEVQVNKAIIQGEEKLPLKTPLYKGEKKQGEVVFELSAEETVPETQKETAKVLPIEEKKVELVLDKAGFTVQIAAMKNKEDAELLADKISKKGFPAYSVSGKSEDNVLWHRVRVGKYEKRQSAENIQIKLLEKLKINGIVLKIN